From a single Capsicum annuum cultivar UCD-10X-F1 chromosome 12, UCD10Xv1.1, whole genome shotgun sequence genomic region:
- the LOC107851824 gene encoding putative pentatricopeptide repeat-containing protein At5g37570, which translates to MSLVRRCLTTSTEPSPIVLINWLRACKSIRNLEQVHTHIIQKGYEQDHFIINQFISLCNAFSCNVSYATSVFEHVIHPNVYVWNTLIKGYSKKSSLVGCFVILKRMIRSMNVVLDKYTFPSLVKSCSNALALREGQIVHGLIVRYGTDSDVFVGSSLIDLYGKCKEIEYARRIFDGIPIKNEVTWTAMIVGYVYAGDLSKARKLFDEMPEKNVGSWNAMIRAFVKLGDLVGAKKLFDCMPDKDVVSFTTMIDGYAKAGDMASARFLFDQSSDRDIISWSALISGYAQNGQPNEAVKIFHEMLLMNVRPDEFIMVSLMCACSQLGRLDLANWVEHYMSQNSFDFNQVHISAALVGMNAKCGNMERAKMLFEGMPKRDLISYCSMIQGLSMHGCGSQAVDFFDRMLNEGLVPDDVSLKIILTACSRAELVKEGFRIFNLMTNKYSVKLSPDHYACVVDLLGRSGRLKDAYELIKSMPVEPHAGAWGALLGACKLHCDIEVGEEISNRLFELEPQNTGNYVLLSDIYAAANRWLDVALLRQKMSEKGLRKIPGCSWVLDNP; encoded by the coding sequence ATGTCTTTGGTTCGAAGATGCTTAACAACATCTACTGAACCATCACCCATTGTGCTTATAAATTGGTTGAGAGCCTGCAAATCGATCAGAAACCTCGAGCAAGTTCACACCCACATTATCCAAAAGGGGTATGAGCAAGACCATTTTATCATCAACCAGTTTATATCACTCTGTAACGCGTTTTCGTGTAATGTATCTTATGCTACAAGTGTGTTTGAGCATGTTATTCATCCCAATGTTTATGTATGGAATACATTGATTAAAGGGTATAGCAAAAAATCATCTCTAGTTGGTTGTTTCGTAATCTTGAAAcgaatgataagaagtatgaatGTGGTACTTGATAAATATACTTTTCCATCGTTGGTTAAATCTTGTTCTAATGCGTTAGCGTTGAGGGAAGGGCAGATTGTTCACGGGTTAATAGTGAGATATGGAACTGATAGTGATGTGTTTGTAGGATCTAGTTTGATTGATCTTTACGGGAAGTGTAAGGAGATTGAGTATGCACGTAGAATATTCGATGGAATTCCGATAAAGAATGAGGTTACGTGGACTGCTATGATCGTTGGGTATGTGTACGCTGGTGATTTGTCGAAAGCAAGAaaattatttgatgaaatgccgGAGAAAAATGTAGGATCGTGGAATGCGATGATTAGGGCGTTTGTGAAGCTTGGTGATTTGGTCGGTGCGAAGAAATTGTTTGATTGTATGCCTGATAAGGATGTGGTATCTTTTACTACTATGATTGATGGTTATGCTAAGGCTGGTGACATGGCATCAGCGAGGTTCCTGTTCGATCAGTCTTCTGATAGAGACATAATTTCATGGTCTGCTTTGATATCTGGTTATGCTCAGAACGGGCAGCCCAATGAAGCTGTCAAAATTTTCCATGAAATGTTGTTGATGAATGTTAGGCCAGATGAGTTCATAATGGTAAGTTTGATGTGTGCGTGTTCCCAGTTAGGGCGTCTCGACCTGGCAAATTGGGTGGAACATTATATGAGCCAAAATTCATTTGATTTTAATCAAGTACATATATCTGCAGCCCTTGTGGGTATGAATGCTAAGTGTGGGAATATGGAAAGGGCAAAAATGTTGTTTGAGGGGATGCCTAAGCGTGATCTAATATCATATTGTTCGATGATACAAGGGCTGTCTATGCATGGTTGTGGTTCTCAGGCTGTAGATTTCTTTGATAGGATGCTGAATGAGGGTCTTGTGCCTGATGATGTTTCCCTAAAGATAATTCTGACTGCTTGTAGTCGTGCAGAACTTGTTAAGGAGGGTTTTCGGATATTTAATCTAATGACAAACAAATATTCTGTCAAGCTATCTCCAGATCATTATGCATGCGTAGTAGATCTTCTTGGAAGATCAGGAAGACTTAAAGATGCATATGAACTTATAAAGTCAATGCCTGTTGAACCTCATGCCGGTGCTTGGGGTGCACTTCTTGGGGCTTGTAAGCTACACTGTGACATTGAGGTAGGGGAGGAGATATCCAATAGACTTTTTGAACTTGAGCCTCAAAATACTGGTAATTACGTGCTTTTATCAGATATCTATGCTGCGGCAAATCGGTGGTTAGATGTTGCGCTGTTGCGTCAAAAAATGAGTGAGAAGGGTCTCAGGAAGATACCTGGTTGCAGTTGGGTATTGGACAATCCTTAA
- the LOC107851610 gene encoding L-aminoadipate-semialdehyde dehydrogenase-phosphopantetheinyl transferase isoform X2 — translation MEKGVQRWIVDISEWNPCIHCFSFAMSFLPQHEHNSITRFFKMEDRKRALVSRLLQYALIHQVLGISYNEIVIRRTAEGKPYLTIPEKESVKEFIQNFSSYFSRLEWFNIINAGSSRQILSEFYRYWSVKEAFVKAIGDGVGYKLDTIEFHHKNWENIVAKVNGKELKDWRFWLLELGKEHVASIARGHPMYATGSYKTTLNQTQFNDEEYNLGLHLPNTSFIFRKVEDLWPSNETGRVPPCLSQNCVVLKD, via the exons ATGGAGAAAGGTGTCCAAAGATGGATAGTTGACATATCTGAATGGAACCCATGTATCCATTGCTTCTCTTTTGCTATGTCCTTTCTTCCACAACATGAACACAACTCCATTACCAG GTTCTTTAAAATGGAAGATCGAAAACGGGCTCTTGTGAGCAGATTGTTGCAGTATGCACTGATCCATCAAGTCTTGGGTATCTCATACAATGAAATTGTCATCAGGCGCACTGCTGAGGGAAAGCCATACCTG ACTATTCCTGAGAAAGAATCAGTGAAAGAATTCATTCAGAACTTCTCATCATACTTCTCAAGACTGGAATGGTTTAACATAATCAATGCTGGCTCTTCTCGTCAGATTTTAAGTGAGTTTTATAG ATACTGGAGTGTGAAGGAAGCATTTGTCAAAGCCATTGGTGATGGTgtgggttacaagttggacacCATCGAATTTCATCATAAAAACTGGGAAAACATAGTTGCCAAAGTTAATGGCAAAGAATTAAAGGATTGGAGATTTTGGCTTCTTGAATTGGGGAAAGAACACGTG GCATCAATTGCTAGAGGTCACCCTATGTATGCCACTGGCAGTTACAAGACAACGTTGAACCAGACACAGTTCAATGACGAGGAATACAATTTGGGACTTCATCTTCCGAACACAAGCTTCATTTTCCGGAAGGTAGAAGACCTTTGGCCTTCCAATGAAACAGGTCGAGTACCACCATGTTTATCgcaaaattgtgttgtgttgaagGATTAA
- the LOC107851610 gene encoding L-aminoadipate-semialdehyde dehydrogenase-phosphopantetheinyl transferase isoform X1 gives MEKGVQRWIVDISEWNPCIHCFSFAMSFLPQHEHNSITRFFKMEDRKRALVSRLLQYALIHQVLGISYNEIVIRRTAEGKPYLKCDNLNLELPNFNFNASHHGDYVAIASEPICLVGLDVVAQTIPEKESVKEFIQNFSSYFSRLEWFNIINAGSSRQILSEFYRYWSVKEAFVKAIGDGVGYKLDTIEFHHKNWENIVAKVNGKELKDWRFWLLELGKEHVASIARGHPMYATGSYKTTLNQTQFNDEEYNLGLHLPNTSFIFRKVEDLWPSNETGRVPPCLSQNCVVLKD, from the exons ATGGAGAAAGGTGTCCAAAGATGGATAGTTGACATATCTGAATGGAACCCATGTATCCATTGCTTCTCTTTTGCTATGTCCTTTCTTCCACAACATGAACACAACTCCATTACCAG GTTCTTTAAAATGGAAGATCGAAAACGGGCTCTTGTGAGCAGATTGTTGCAGTATGCACTGATCCATCAAGTCTTGGGTATCTCATACAATGAAATTGTCATCAGGCGCACTGCTGAGGGAAAGCCATACCTG AAATGTGACAACCTGAACTTGGAGTTGCCAAATTTTAACTTTAATGCATCACATCATGGTGATTATGTGGCGATTGCCTCTGAACCAATATGCCTTGTGGGATTGGATGTTGTTGCTCAGACTATTCCTGAGAAAGAATCAGTGAAAGAATTCATTCAGAACTTCTCATCATACTTCTCAAGACTGGAATGGTTTAACATAATCAATGCTGGCTCTTCTCGTCAGATTTTAAGTGAGTTTTATAG ATACTGGAGTGTGAAGGAAGCATTTGTCAAAGCCATTGGTGATGGTgtgggttacaagttggacacCATCGAATTTCATCATAAAAACTGGGAAAACATAGTTGCCAAAGTTAATGGCAAAGAATTAAAGGATTGGAGATTTTGGCTTCTTGAATTGGGGAAAGAACACGTG GCATCAATTGCTAGAGGTCACCCTATGTATGCCACTGGCAGTTACAAGACAACGTTGAACCAGACACAGTTCAATGACGAGGAATACAATTTGGGACTTCATCTTCCGAACACAAGCTTCATTTTCCGGAAGGTAGAAGACCTTTGGCCTTCCAATGAAACAGGTCGAGTACCACCATGTTTATCgcaaaattgtgttgtgttgaagGATTAA